A region of Salmo salar chromosome ssa17, Ssal_v3.1, whole genome shotgun sequence DNA encodes the following proteins:
- the LOC106575174 gene encoding cyclin-dependent kinase 15 isoform X1 yields the protein MEDLRWRVRAMAAVCVRSCCWCCVEVEEDGERGKEKEEGREEEQEEEGMEEPPSPKSRSVVSLPSAELDEADPSYSKPQPHWFHTLQVRRLTVQRGRSNSDPMGGKSFDQDFQWKTGLQFGTANSYLNLEKIGEGTYATVYKGISRINGHLVALKVIRMKTEEGVPFTAIREASLLKGLKHANIVLLHDIIHTKEALTFVFEYVQTDLAEYMKQHPGGLHSYNVRIFMFQLLRGLSYIHGRRILHRDLKPQNLLISYLGELKLADFGLARSKSIPCQTYSSEVVTLWYRPPDVLLGSTDYSTALDIWGAGCIFIEMLQGTPAFPGVADVFEQLQKIWAVVGVPTEETWPGVNELPNFRPEWFQPCEPQQFRNVWKRLSQLPYKTEDLAQQILITIPRDRISAQDALQHPYFNTLPPPIMQLRDTVSVFKVPGVRLETEVKDIFSPSRRIRPSQMVPLAKCW from the exons atggaggatTTGAGATGGAGGGTCAGGGCCATGGCTGCTGTGTGTGTCCGGAGTTGCTGCTGGTGCTGTGTTGAGGTCGAAgaagatggagaaagagggaaggagaaggaggaggggagggaggaggagcaaGAGGAGGAGGGAATGGAGGAGCCCCCATCTCCCAAGAGCAGGAGTGTCGTGTCCTTACCATCTGCTGAG TTGGATGAGGCAGACCCGTCGTACTCGAAACCCCAGCCTCACTGGTTCCACACGCTGCAGGTCCGCAGGCTGACTGTCCAGAGAGGACGCAGCAACAGTGACCCTATGGGGGGAAAGAGTTTCGATCAGGACTTCCAATGG AAAACAGGCCTACAGTTTGGCACAGCTAACTCCTACCTGAACCTGGAGAAGATAGGAGAGGGGACATACGCTACAGTCTACAAGGGAATCAGCCG GATAAACGGGCACCTGGTGGCCTTGAAGGTGATCCGTATGAAGACTGAAGAAGGCGTACCATTCACTGCCATCCGAGAGG cttCCCTCCTGAAAGGCCTGAAACACGCCAACATTGTCCTGCTCCATGACATCATCCACACCAAAGAGGCACTCACATTTGTCTTTGAGTACGTACAAACAGACTTGGCTGAGTATATGAAGCAGCACCCGGGGGGCTTGCATTCCTACAATGTCAGG ATCTTCATGTTCCAGCTGCTGCGGGGTCTGTCCTACATCCACGGTCGGAGGATCCTGCACCGGGACCTCAAACCCCAGAACCTGCTCATCAGCTACCTGGGGGAGCTCAAACTGGCTGACTTCG GGCTGGCCCGGTCCAAGTCCATCCCGTGCCAGACCTATTCGTCTGAGGTGGTGACTCTGTGGTACCGGCCTCCTGATGTCCTCCTGGGTTCCACTGATTACTCCACTGCTCTGGATATCTG GGGAGCTGGATGCATCTTCATTGAGATGCTCCAGGGGACGCCAGCCTTTCCAGGGGTGGCAGACGTCTTTGAGCAGCTGCAGAAAATATGGGCT gttGTAGGGGTCCCGACTGAGGAGACGTGGCCAGGAGTGAACGAGCTGCCCAACTTCAGACCAG AATGGTTTCAACCATGTGAGCCCCAGCAATTCAGGAATGTTTGGAAAAG ACTGTCCCAGTTGCCCTATAAGACAGAGGACCTGGCCCAGCAGATTCTGATCACCATCCCACGAGACCGCATCTCGGCCCAGGATGCACTGCAGCACCCATATTTCAACACGCTACCGCCCCCCATCATGCAGCTACGAGaca ctgtatCAGTCTTCAAGGTCCCCGGAGTGAGGCTGGAGACCGAGGTGAAGGATATCTTCAGTCCCAGTCGAAGGATCAGACCGTCCCAGATGGTGCCCTTGGCTAAGTGCTGGTGA
- the LOC106575174 gene encoding cyclin-dependent kinase 15 isoform X2: MQNLRHAATEAFHRLGLKQRQLGYEELDEADPSYSKPQPHWFHTLQVRRLTVQRGRSNSDPMGGKSFDQDFQWKTGLQFGTANSYLNLEKIGEGTYATVYKGISRINGHLVALKVIRMKTEEGVPFTAIREASLLKGLKHANIVLLHDIIHTKEALTFVFEYVQTDLAEYMKQHPGGLHSYNVRIFMFQLLRGLSYIHGRRILHRDLKPQNLLISYLGELKLADFGLARSKSIPCQTYSSEVVTLWYRPPDVLLGSTDYSTALDIWGAGCIFIEMLQGTPAFPGVADVFEQLQKIWAVVGVPTEETWPGVNELPNFRPEWFQPCEPQQFRNVWKRLSQLPYKTEDLAQQILITIPRDRISAQDALQHPYFNTLPPPIMQLRDTVSVFKVPGVRLETEVKDIFSPSRRIRPSQMVPLAKCW; encoded by the exons TTGGATGAGGCAGACCCGTCGTACTCGAAACCCCAGCCTCACTGGTTCCACACGCTGCAGGTCCGCAGGCTGACTGTCCAGAGAGGACGCAGCAACAGTGACCCTATGGGGGGAAAGAGTTTCGATCAGGACTTCCAATGG AAAACAGGCCTACAGTTTGGCACAGCTAACTCCTACCTGAACCTGGAGAAGATAGGAGAGGGGACATACGCTACAGTCTACAAGGGAATCAGCCG GATAAACGGGCACCTGGTGGCCTTGAAGGTGATCCGTATGAAGACTGAAGAAGGCGTACCATTCACTGCCATCCGAGAGG cttCCCTCCTGAAAGGCCTGAAACACGCCAACATTGTCCTGCTCCATGACATCATCCACACCAAAGAGGCACTCACATTTGTCTTTGAGTACGTACAAACAGACTTGGCTGAGTATATGAAGCAGCACCCGGGGGGCTTGCATTCCTACAATGTCAGG ATCTTCATGTTCCAGCTGCTGCGGGGTCTGTCCTACATCCACGGTCGGAGGATCCTGCACCGGGACCTCAAACCCCAGAACCTGCTCATCAGCTACCTGGGGGAGCTCAAACTGGCTGACTTCG GGCTGGCCCGGTCCAAGTCCATCCCGTGCCAGACCTATTCGTCTGAGGTGGTGACTCTGTGGTACCGGCCTCCTGATGTCCTCCTGGGTTCCACTGATTACTCCACTGCTCTGGATATCTG GGGAGCTGGATGCATCTTCATTGAGATGCTCCAGGGGACGCCAGCCTTTCCAGGGGTGGCAGACGTCTTTGAGCAGCTGCAGAAAATATGGGCT gttGTAGGGGTCCCGACTGAGGAGACGTGGCCAGGAGTGAACGAGCTGCCCAACTTCAGACCAG AATGGTTTCAACCATGTGAGCCCCAGCAATTCAGGAATGTTTGGAAAAG ACTGTCCCAGTTGCCCTATAAGACAGAGGACCTGGCCCAGCAGATTCTGATCACCATCCCACGAGACCGCATCTCGGCCCAGGATGCACTGCAGCACCCATATTTCAACACGCTACCGCCCCCCATCATGCAGCTACGAGaca ctgtatCAGTCTTCAAGGTCCCCGGAGTGAGGCTGGAGACCGAGGTGAAGGATATCTTCAGTCCCAGTCGAAGGATCAGACCGTCCCAGATGGTGCCCTTGGCTAAGTGCTGGTGA
- the LOC106575174 gene encoding cyclin-dependent kinase 15 isoform X3, whose translation MGGKSFDQDFQWKTGLQFGTANSYLNLEKIGEGTYATVYKGISRINGHLVALKVIRMKTEEGVPFTAIREASLLKGLKHANIVLLHDIIHTKEALTFVFEYVQTDLAEYMKQHPGGLHSYNVRIFMFQLLRGLSYIHGRRILHRDLKPQNLLISYLGELKLADFGLARSKSIPCQTYSSEVVTLWYRPPDVLLGSTDYSTALDIWGAGCIFIEMLQGTPAFPGVADVFEQLQKIWAVVGVPTEETWPGVNELPNFRPEWFQPCEPQQFRNVWKRLSQLPYKTEDLAQQILITIPRDRISAQDALQHPYFNTLPPPIMQLRDTVSVFKVPGVRLETEVKDIFSPSRRIRPSQMVPLAKCW comes from the exons ATGGGGGGAAAGAGTTTCGATCAGGACTTCCAATGG AAAACAGGCCTACAGTTTGGCACAGCTAACTCCTACCTGAACCTGGAGAAGATAGGAGAGGGGACATACGCTACAGTCTACAAGGGAATCAGCCG GATAAACGGGCACCTGGTGGCCTTGAAGGTGATCCGTATGAAGACTGAAGAAGGCGTACCATTCACTGCCATCCGAGAGG cttCCCTCCTGAAAGGCCTGAAACACGCCAACATTGTCCTGCTCCATGACATCATCCACACCAAAGAGGCACTCACATTTGTCTTTGAGTACGTACAAACAGACTTGGCTGAGTATATGAAGCAGCACCCGGGGGGCTTGCATTCCTACAATGTCAGG ATCTTCATGTTCCAGCTGCTGCGGGGTCTGTCCTACATCCACGGTCGGAGGATCCTGCACCGGGACCTCAAACCCCAGAACCTGCTCATCAGCTACCTGGGGGAGCTCAAACTGGCTGACTTCG GGCTGGCCCGGTCCAAGTCCATCCCGTGCCAGACCTATTCGTCTGAGGTGGTGACTCTGTGGTACCGGCCTCCTGATGTCCTCCTGGGTTCCACTGATTACTCCACTGCTCTGGATATCTG GGGAGCTGGATGCATCTTCATTGAGATGCTCCAGGGGACGCCAGCCTTTCCAGGGGTGGCAGACGTCTTTGAGCAGCTGCAGAAAATATGGGCT gttGTAGGGGTCCCGACTGAGGAGACGTGGCCAGGAGTGAACGAGCTGCCCAACTTCAGACCAG AATGGTTTCAACCATGTGAGCCCCAGCAATTCAGGAATGTTTGGAAAAG ACTGTCCCAGTTGCCCTATAAGACAGAGGACCTGGCCCAGCAGATTCTGATCACCATCCCACGAGACCGCATCTCGGCCCAGGATGCACTGCAGCACCCATATTTCAACACGCTACCGCCCCCCATCATGCAGCTACGAGaca ctgtatCAGTCTTCAAGGTCCCCGGAGTGAGGCTGGAGACCGAGGTGAAGGATATCTTCAGTCCCAGTCGAAGGATCAGACCGTCCCAGATGGTGCCCTTGGCTAAGTGCTGGTGA